A window from Drosophila subobscura isolate 14011-0131.10 chromosome O, UCBerk_Dsub_1.0, whole genome shotgun sequence encodes these proteins:
- the LOC117897677 gene encoding uncharacterized protein LOC117897677 — protein sequence MSLSKRSKFDLPLGKMDLLNDTKGIENLLKSEGITTYEPGVVELLLNEGYSLIKDELLNRKNRTELAKACGNIYPSAAAAAMDTGTLPQEWLPKSDNEVVDLTLDSVSDQN from the exons ATGTCGCTCTCAAAGCGCTCTAAATTTGATTTGCCGTTGGGCAAAATGGATCTGCTCAATGATACAAAGGGCATTGAAAATCTACTGAAGTCGGAGGGCATCACGACCTATGAACCGGGTGTAGTAGAATTGCTGCTTAACGAGGGTTACT CGTTGATCAAGGATGAATTGTTGAATCGCAAGAACCGCACGGAATTGGCCAAGGCCTGTGGCAACATTTACCCgtccgcagctgcagcggccatGGATACCGGCACTTTGCCCCAGGAATGGTTACCAAAAAGTGATAATGAGGTTGTGGATTTGACTTTGGATTCAGTTTCCgatcaaaattga